Part of the Perca fluviatilis chromosome 22, GENO_Pfluv_1.0, whole genome shotgun sequence genome, AAGGTCTCTGTGGAGGACCCAGTTGGCGTGGAGGTAATGGATGCCATCCAGGATCTGGTAGAGCAGAGACTTGACCATTCCTCTGGGCAGCTGAAGTGGCTTCTTGTTGGCCTTGGATGCTCTGTGGAACTTAATAATGTGCTACAGAAAGACAAGATAATAGTAATTgtggtgtgcatgtgtatgtgtatgtgatgcATAAAATCTATCATTTTGTGTGCTTTTCCACATTTGTATGGTCCCAACTGTTAAGTTTATGCTACAGGCAAGATGAGTAAGGCTGATGTTTGTGGCATGTGTTTCCACTTCCTTGGGAGGGGAATGTGAGTGTGCAGCTTTGTGGCAGAAAATGGCATTTTAACTCTGTTCTGATACCCTGCCAAGTGTAATGCAGTAGAGGTTTGACTACCACATGTTTAATACTTtatggtgtatgtgtgttttaatgagaCTTAGCAATGCACAATTTGGAGTTCTTTTCCTTACAACTGGCTTATGGTGTATGTCAGTGGTTGTgtttctcatttaaaaaaaactaaacaaatatatataacgCACATAAACTCACATAAATGGGTGGGAATCTGcagtatgtgaatgtgtgttggtCTAAAACTATTAAAGAAATGATTATAAATGTATGATACAGAAACGATCTACATGCATTCCCAGTCATATTGGCATATTCAGTGGACAATGTTGCAGTATGTTTGATAAGTCATGCCATGCAGCTccagtgtgtgttgtatatgcgTGCATTTTACCCAGAGATCATGCTCAGCGTAGTCAAACAGCAGCCATACTTTACGGTCTGCGTGTGACAGGAACACTTTCTGCAGTGAGATGACGTTGGGGTGCTTCAGCTCCCGCAGCAGCTGCAATACACAAACCCACTCAGAGGACCGACACACTCTTATGGCAGAAATCAAGAATGACAAATAGCCATTTTGTCCTAGTTAATGGTGCTATTAACGGCTAAAAGTGGGGAAATGAATGTACTGATTTCAATAAATAATGCCAACAAGAACAAACACAATATCACCTGTACAACTGAATGcattacaataaaaataatttgcaACTCTTAACACATTTTTTGAAGCATATGTTTGAGGTACTGAGGACATAGTTTATATTAATGATACTGCTATATCTACCCTTTGTATGCATTACATTGATCTCTATTTTATTGTTCTGTGATTCATTCTGGCTCTTTTGTTTTATGTCTGTTGTTACTTTACAAAAGCTACTTTGTGAAGATGATTCGGTTATTACATAAGCCACCTAGGAATGGCATGAGGGTGTTGAACAGAGACCAAACAAGGGACAGAGTAAGCCAGGCAGTTCTTACTGCAATCTCTCTGCAGGCTGACATGGAGATGCCAGTGCCTTCAATCTGCTTGAGGGCGTAGTCCTTATCATCCTTCCTACAAACGGAGAGGAACAACATCAACACCAGACCAGACTGCGAGCCCCCTGAGAGCTGTCTGCACAGAAACATAAAGGGGGGCACTTGGCAGCTGGCACAGGGACTCTGAGAAGAGGCCGAGTTGCATTACCACCAGATTTGTGTAATCAAGCTCACCTCTGAGGCTCAAAACAATACAGGGGGAGAGGAAACAGGTCCCGTCTGGCAGCTGGCGAGGGACAAACCAAGCACTTTCACTTGAATAAATTGGTTATaacctctccctccccctgGCCTAAATCATCATATAAACCCATGCTATGTGTTTCCTCAGGCCTTGTCCAACTGCTGCAGCACAAATGATCTCACAGAGTCTAAGAAACAGCCACCTCTTTAAACACTTTAGGGCTGTTTTGTATGGTTCTGGCTGCCAGTATGTCCAGGCTACAATAATGGGCCTAGTATGGGCCTTGTGGCTCAAGCTGCGTTCAGCTCTCCCCAGCTCTGGTCCAGACACATGTAAAGGTTTCATGTATTATATTAGAAACTGTGGGGAGAAGGTAAACACATACAAGGTTTAGAAATTAAGGTGTGTTCTTAGGGTTTAGGTGCTGACCACGAACCACAGAGTACACAAAGTTCGGGTCCAGCCAGGGACCTTAGTTGCGTGACATTCCCCATCTTCCCCTCCCCTTATTTCATGACATCTCTCCACTGTTGACTAAAAGgcaaaaaagccacaaaatgCACATTAAAAGGAAATGAAGGTGGGCTGATATTAAGAGTAATAAGGACAAAAAAAGAGCATAtaatcaacatggacaaaaatgTAGGCATGTTAGAGAACATATTTTATCATATACACGATTAAACACTGCTTTAGTTGACAAAAGATATGTTCGATTCCACTACAAATTACCGATTTTTAGCCAAAGCCTTTTGGGAGATGGCAAAATTCATACAGGTTGGTATAGAGATATTTTTCCTTGAGCATTATAAAAGCAACTCcctccctttaaaaaaaaaaaaaaaaagaccactgACACCCTTACCAAATGCCTGCACATGCACCTGAGTATCCTACATTCACCTGCTAAGGCTCTTAAgtttactaaataaaaaaatgtctacTGTTGAGcaacaacaaatgacaaaatataTGCTTCAGAAATGTTTAACAAAAACATCACAGAAAGGGAAGCCACATTCACAATAGTAAACCTAGAGATATACACGACAAAAAAGCGTGATCAACATCCTGACAGGGCAGGTAATTGCAATAAATGTTACATGTATTACTCCACATACATCTCTAACTACATGCCTACCAGTGGCACACCAGCTttgaagagaaaataaatgagagAAGTAATTCAAATGTATTTGGGAAAGTGAGGGGGGGCTGGCAAAGGGTTCACTGGCTAGAGGCCTTGCTGGTCATCAACTCACCCATCTTTTCTCTTCGCCTTGTAAACATGACCGTAGGTGCCTCGTCCCACTTTGCATCCTTCGTACTCAAACAGGTCCTCGACACGCTCTCTTTCGCCGGTCAGCTTCACTTTAAAATCATAGTCCATTTTCACCACTGTTTGGGCTCAATATATCCcctccttcctttttttaaagcgTCGCTTGGGAGGCAACTAGGCTACTTCAACGAGCTCGATTTAGTAATTCGGCTAGTTGCCGTCCCCACTGTGGccctttcttctttcagcccAGCTTCCACATCGAGTTTTTGGGTTAAATTGTTTGTACCGGATGAGATGCGCGGTGCCCGGAGATAACCCAGATGAAAAACGAGCCCGAAATATATTCCTTTCTCTTGTTGCTGCGTTTCTCTCAGCCGGTATCTGCTCCAAAGAGACGCACTTCACTCGGTAACGACGCCGTATTCGCGCACGGCACTGTCGCAAAACGTCGTGAAGACAGCCCTGCAGCAGAGAAAGAGCTAAAGGAAAATTGGGAAAATGGATAGACTACATACACCACGTGGAAATTCACACTATAATAATTAGAGATGACGTATAAGTTTATTCAATTCAGccgtatgttgaaaaaaagtatatattttgcCCTATTGTGGCCTATTAGTGCTATAATACAATCATTTTGCTACGCATAACATAATTAGCCGACATTCTAGTATGATATACTAGAAATACAGTGGATGCCCACTGTTCCTAATGCATAGAATGTGTTAAAGGCAGATAACTGATTTCACTACGTTGTGCTGTGTACGATTGTATGACtatacattttacttacatttttttttaagttttacaaTGCATGTTAGGTGGCCTGGTCTACTCCATAGTGTACCAGCAACATCATATCTTTATAAAACGGCAGTAAATAAAAGATGCACAGTTTGCCTTTGAAACGTAGTATAGTTTCACAAAGGGAACTAATAAGTAGAGTAAATGTGTTTCGCTTTTGGACAACAAACATTGAGCTATGTTGCAGATGTTGTGTTACCTAGGAACCAATGAAGTCAGGGAGGTTGTTTTTGACGGACGGTATAATGTAGCACCACTGGTCCCATCTTGGTTTGTGAGAGAAGGCAGAGCAAAGCAAACCGTCCATATTATCGCTGCTTTGTCAGGTAgtaaattcattttaatgtcttTGTCATGTCTTGTAAAACTATGCTAGGTTTAAGTGTTAACTTCCGTATAAATCAACTGCTTCATAAAACAGTTTGTCACATTTATATCTGAAGAGTTATTCAGCCTCACAGCTCACCTAGCTAAAACTAGTGTCGACGGACTGCTATTCGCTAACGTTAGATGTGCTAAATTGCTAGCTAGTGCTCGGTTAGCAACTAAAGCGTTGCGCATTCAAAATGACACTCCGCATGCTTGAAAGGTCCACAGCTGACTGTTGTGTTTGGGTGGAAACGCAGTTAATCATTGCCAGGCATTAACATATCGCTTATCTAATTCTGTCATAAAGCTGACAAGATTCTTTGTCTTTCCTTCTTTGCCCTGCGTTTACATGGACAAGACCTCCGTTTAGTTGATCGTGGCCCTCCTTTGTAGAGCAGTGATTGGACGCTTAGCGTGTCCGTCAATAAAACTAGGCCGGTGATTGGTGGCTAACCAGGATGACAACGCcagttttgttgctttattCCGTGGCCTTCCGTAGCTACTGTTGTAActtggctaacattagctcacATGAAGATTACGTTGTTATTAGGATCGTGATTGTCTGTTCCTTACATTGAATGAATTGAGCATTTATCCACATGCTAAATTACATTGATTTACGGCGCTAGTCTTAGGACTAAACGTTAGCAAGAATACTCAGACTCTTGCTGGTGGAGTCTTTCGATAGAAAATGGATGGCATTGTCTTAACTCGTCATTGGCTAGCGATTATTAATTGTAAGGCTAAGGTTATCAAACAAATCTAACTTGCATTTGTTATTTGCTGTATCTAATAAAACCCAGTAAGAGATATAGAGCCGAGGAAAGCATTTGCTCTTTATCTTTCCAAAAGAGAATCAAATAGTTGCTTAGTAAGTTGATCAACCTATCGTAATCACATATAAGCATGTCCACTTGAACAGTGGAATTGCAGAGGCTCAACGGGTGACTTCAGCCCTTATTTTATGAATGCTAAATGTAAAGCTATAGTGGGTAGCTTTGAATGACATTCCACCCCTGACTGACGCCCTCACTCATCTGTCTGCCAGCACTTTTCACGGTGATGGACCCTCCTGGTGGGGGAGACGAACGGCGGAGGCAGGCAGAGCGTCTTCGTCGGGAGGAGGCATACTATCACTTCATTAATGAATTGAGTGAAGAGGAGTACCGCCTAATGAGAGACAGTAACCTGCTTGGCACCCCTGGTGAGGAGGGACACATCTTGTTATGTTAACACACTGATTGGGATTGTCAATGTAGCCTTACTTAACATGTAATTCAAGCAGATGAAATTAACAATGAATACAACATGTCAAAATGTATGGTAGCAATAATCTGCTCTCACTATAGAAACAGGGCCAATTCTTTGTGACCTATTGCTGCTGACGGCACATCACAGCCTGAATGTTCATATGTTTCACAGGGGAGGTGACTGCTGAGGAACTTCGGCAGCGGCTTGATGGAGCAAAAGAGCGCATGTCATCTCAGCCCCGTACTGAGCAGCGCTCGCAGACTACTGATTCTGGAGAACAGCAGGGCAGTAGtggtgagggagaggagagaggagctggaGGGAGACGAGGAGCAGGTAGGGAGGAGGGTGAGGGACTTGTCTCTATCTGATCTTTCCAAATTTGGTCTTGAttaaaaaagtagtcaaaaaacaataacatgacAAAAAGCTCTCATCATAAATTCTTTGAAACTGGATCATTATAAAGAAATAGGGATGCTAATTAAGAGTTTTTTAGACGACCCTCGTTAACCAATCATTAACCGTTAACAGATAAGCAGGCAACGGAGTCCCAGTTCACCCATCCAGGAGGCTTGGGCGTACTTAACGCGTTCTGCGGACTTGTACCGGTCGTGCAGCCACGATCTTCGGTGCATTGTCGCATGCAGCCCCTTTCCCGAGACAGCGTGCACAACCGACACAAGTACACAGTGGTCAGCGGCGTGTATGTCTGAGCCTTTATCTACCGCATCAACCTGCAAGGTTGTAAAATGAGTTGTCACCTGTATATCTGCCTGGCTTACTCTGGCATATGTATAGGACGGCCAGTTTAACCTGCCAGTTCTCATCGATATAGTTTCATGTATGGATTGTACATCATGCAAAATCGTGAGataactttttcattttttttttttttaatattgtttttatctGTTTAATTGATAGTGTTAATTGGTCAAATATGGTATTGTCGGTTACCAGTAAAACAGTTAATCATTAACATGACTATAAAGGAATTAAACTGATTGctcctgaaacattttttatacattatttagGACAAATATTGATGCTAGGTTTAAACAAGCTTGCAAcaagggctgaaacgattcctcaaGTTATTTGACTACTAAAAATCATCATGGCAAAGAAGGCTTTGTATAATCCATTGACTAAATATATACAGCCCACTGCAGGGCTCAACGCtaactttttaaagtggttGCCGGCTTGGCAACCAGGCATCAGCTTTTGGTTGCTGAAATTGACAATACggttgccatgttttaaactgccTATATTTGGAACAATTCATTTCTTATGTAACTATACCACACACTTAAATAATTTCACGGCAAACGTGCATGCATAAATCCCACTCTAGGCAGTGTCCTCATTTAGGATCCTGGTGCCCTGAGGGTAGAAGCTCCTCCTGGCCTGGTATATCCGGTACCTTATTCCCAACCTCAACAGAGAGAAATGGCTGTTACCTGGGTGGTTTGGATCTTAAATTATTCTTCTAGCCTTTTTCTTGCAGCACCTGTGTAAATATCCTTTAAGCAGGGTAGGGCACCGCCTATTGTATGTTCAGCCGAACTAACCACTATTTACTATTGCTTTTTATTAAAGCAAAAGTATCTTATCAGATTTCTCGATTAATCagtggaataatcggtagaatgcTCGactactaaaataatcgatagctgcggCCCTAGTTGCAACACAACTTTGTTTATTCAACTGTGATTCTGGTTTAGCCTGGCAGCAAATAGCCTGGAAGTGCAGGCTTTGAGTAAGGTATGAAACACTGTCAGTATTGTAAGTGAACACCAGGAAATTGCAATCTTTCATTAGGGTTTCCTTCAACAAGAGAATAGATTTTGGGATGAATACATGTTAGTTTACAGACTtacccatgttttttttttttttttttttacagggggCCCAGAGCCCGGAGCAGAAACTTCTAATGGTGACTCATTACTGGAGTGGCTTAACACTTTCAGACGCACTGGTAATGCTACCCGCAGTGGGCAGAGTGGCAACCAAACATGGCGTGCGGTCAGTCGGACCAACCCGAACAGTGGAGAATTCCGCTTTAGCCTGGAGATCAACATTAACCATGATCAGCCAGAGCCGGGAGAGCATAATGACACTGCAGACACTGCAGAGCTGCCAGTGACTGCCCCAAACACAATTTCACCTTTACGtactgcttcctctttctccaaCCCTCGCCCTTCAGCCACGCCAAGGCCAGTCCCGTACCCCACCCCCCGCCCAGCCCTCAGTAGGAGGATGCAGACAAGGCGCACACGCAGCAGCACTACCACTCTTTCTATGAGCCCCCCTGCACTTTCTGCACCAGTGGCCGCCCCAGCTGATGCTCAGAGGAGAAATGCCACTTTGCACTCTTTAGCACCACCTCCTACTGTTCCTAACCCTCCTCTTGATCAAACTACCCTTTCCCAACATCCACCCCTGAATGTAGAAGTAGAGCAGGGCAGTGATATGTCTGCTTCTATAGACTGTCCCCGTGTGTCACCACAGTCTGGGTCTCATGCCCCAACAGTTGGACACGAATCACGTGGCAGTAGGACTCGATCCCGTGGTCGTGCACGCAGGGCTGCAGCAAGGGGTGGGGTTTCATCCCGCTTGTCAAGGCGCAGCCGTTCCCCCTTGCACAGAATACCTGTTGCCAGTACCACTCCGCCGCCAAGCAGTGGTGTCAGTGGCTCTAGCATCCACACTGCTGAGCCAGGCAATGGCACAAGCTCTGTTTCCATGGAGACCGGGGAGGCCGTTTTAGAACCTGCCGCTTTAACAGAGCCAGCTGTAGAGACAGTAGAGCGCGAAAGTGAATCGCATGTAGTAGGAGCAGGAAGTTCCGCGGTGCGACGGCACCCAACCATCATGTTGGACCTGCAGGTGAGAAGGATCCGACCTGGTGAAAACCGCGATCGGGACAGCATCGCCAACAGAACGCGTTCTCGTGCCCGGGTTGCT contains:
- the rnf6 gene encoding E3 ubiquitin-protein ligase RNF6, translating into MDPPGGGDERRRQAERLRREEAYYHFINELSEEEYRLMRDSNLLGTPGEVTAEELRQRLDGAKERMSSQPRTEQRSQTTDSGEQQGSSGEGEERGAGGRRGAGGPEPGAETSNGDSLLEWLNTFRRTGNATRSGQSGNQTWRAVSRTNPNSGEFRFSLEININHDQPEPGEHNDTADTAELPVTAPNTISPLRTASSFSNPRPSATPRPVPYPTPRPALSRRMQTRRTRSSTTTLSMSPPALSAPVAAPADAQRRNATLHSLAPPPTVPNPPLDQTTLSQHPPLNVEVEQGSDMSASIDCPRVSPQSGSHAPTVGHESRGSRTRSRGRARRAAARGGVSSRLSRRSRSPLHRIPVASTTPPPSSGVSGSSIHTAEPGNGTSSVSMETGEAVLEPAALTEPAVETVERESESHVVGAGSSAVRRHPTIMLDLQVRRIRPGENRDRDSIANRTRSRARVAENTVTFESDSGGFRRTISRSERAGIRTYVSTIRIPLRRISETGLGEPNSTALRSILRQIMTGFGELSSLMETEADSETVAPIHTDASVSNSSTSPPGRLHTNESEAGHVGTGGVDQERVGLVGSEEDQVGQARLGGGVLSTTEGRATSRDTNNLVENGTLPILRLAHFFLLNDEEDDEHPRGLTKEQIDNLSTRTYGQANLEGEMGRACSVCINEYAQGNKLRRLPCSHEFHIHCIDRWLSENNTCPICRQPILAVHHD